The proteins below come from a single Mucilaginibacter mali genomic window:
- a CDS encoding carboxypeptidase-like regulatory domain-containing protein, translating into MKTFTICVKLLTALSIVILLAFSPADDLLDALLAKIEKRAADYPQEKIHLHLDKPYYSIGEDMWFKAYVVDAAGNMLSDRSKILYIDLLDDRDSVKQTLLLPLMNGTASGNVHLNDSLLSAGKYHICAYTKWMQNFGSEYFFRKDISIVNALKGVVNSASEKRINNKNLATVADVQFFPEGGHLVSGIRTKIGFKALKPDGLGEDISGYIVEEGSTGHVADFKSEHAGMGVFALMPVTGKSYNAIIKHADGSEKRYPLPKADESGYVLNMNHVGADSLSVKISTSTGLIADKEAILIAQCNGIVKLAAKPKLDNTGNLSYISTKKFPTGIVQFTLFSPEMKPVAERLVFVQHNDQLSADVKTDKPEYPKRGKVNIGLDVTNVYEEAVIGSFSVAVTDEGKVSTDENNETTILSNLLLTSDIKGYIEQPNYYFNLQNPDRSKYLDLLLLTQGWRRFSWADLLTDKYPAIKYQPEQSLAVTGSVLTLGNKPVPKAKVNLIARSGGGLIMLNTVADDQGHFAFTGLDIADSTKVMVKATRANNGTQVKTVIDRKPRLNYAGNYSALYINSTGLDNYLQQTRNQFTEMSKLGLIKNAIALKEVNIKAVRERDKFTMAKMIPHSSNLDPGNADYVIKQDKLEQETYLTDALATIPGLEVKKNGIYSTRASSLGGAKPMAIILDGARIPAGVMSSINPFDLAGIEVLVGASRAIYGSEGSSGVIIITTKRGGENDSPPNIFNIAHYTPQGYAAVKQFYSPAYDTPNQTKMADLRSTIYWNPDVVTGSDGKANFSFYNADGTGTYKVTIEGMDTKGGLLRKTFTYVVK; encoded by the coding sequence ATGAAAACCTTTACCATCTGCGTTAAGTTACTGACCGCTTTATCAATAGTTATTTTATTGGCATTTAGCCCGGCCGATGATCTGTTAGACGCGTTGCTGGCAAAAATAGAAAAGCGGGCTGCCGATTATCCGCAGGAAAAGATCCACCTGCATTTAGATAAACCCTATTATAGCATAGGCGAGGATATGTGGTTTAAAGCCTACGTAGTAGATGCGGCAGGCAATATGTTATCCGACCGGAGCAAGATATTATACATAGATCTGCTGGATGATCGCGACAGTGTAAAACAAACGCTGTTACTGCCGCTAATGAACGGCACTGCCAGCGGCAATGTGCATTTAAACGATTCGCTGCTTTCGGCGGGTAAATATCACATTTGCGCCTATACCAAATGGATGCAGAACTTCGGCAGCGAGTATTTTTTCAGGAAAGACATATCTATTGTGAACGCACTGAAAGGAGTGGTCAATAGCGCTTCTGAGAAACGCATAAACAACAAAAATTTGGCTACCGTTGCCGATGTGCAGTTCTTCCCCGAAGGTGGGCATTTAGTTTCAGGCATCCGCACTAAAATTGGGTTCAAAGCTTTAAAGCCCGATGGTTTGGGCGAAGATATCAGCGGATATATTGTTGAAGAAGGTAGCACCGGGCATGTGGCCGACTTTAAATCCGAACATGCTGGTATGGGCGTGTTCGCCCTGATGCCTGTTACCGGTAAATCCTATAACGCTATTATTAAACATGCAGATGGTTCTGAAAAGCGTTATCCACTACCAAAAGCCGATGAAAGTGGTTATGTGCTGAACATGAACCATGTGGGGGCGGATAGCCTTTCGGTAAAAATATCAACCAGTACAGGCTTGATTGCCGATAAAGAAGCTATCCTGATCGCCCAGTGCAATGGCATAGTGAAATTGGCGGCCAAACCGAAGTTGGATAACACAGGCAACCTTAGCTATATCTCCACTAAAAAATTCCCTACGGGTATCGTACAGTTTACCTTGTTTAGCCCAGAGATGAAACCCGTAGCGGAAAGACTGGTGTTTGTGCAGCACAATGATCAGCTAAGTGCCGACGTCAAGACCGATAAGCCCGAATATCCTAAACGAGGCAAGGTAAACATCGGTTTGGATGTAACTAATGTTTATGAGGAAGCGGTTATAGGCAGCTTTTCGGTAGCGGTAACCGATGAAGGCAAAGTTAGTACGGACGAGAATAACGAAACTACCATTCTATCCAACCTGCTTTTAACTTCGGATATCAAAGGCTATATCGAACAGCCCAACTATTATTTTAACCTGCAAAATCCCGACAGGTCAAAATATCTTGACCTGTTGTTATTAACCCAAGGCTGGCGACGGTTTAGCTGGGCCGATCTGCTGACTGATAAATACCCCGCAATTAAATATCAGCCTGAACAAAGCCTGGCGGTTACCGGAAGTGTGCTTACCCTCGGTAACAAACCTGTTCCCAAGGCCAAAGTAAACTTAATTGCGCGTTCTGGCGGTGGTCTTATTATGCTGAATACGGTAGCTGATGACCAGGGCCATTTTGCTTTTACAGGGCTGGATATTGCTGACAGCACTAAGGTAATGGTAAAGGCCACCAGGGCCAACAATGGCACCCAGGTAAAAACAGTTATCGACCGGAAACCGCGTTTAAATTATGCCGGGAATTATAGCGCTCTTTATATAAATAGCACAGGATTGGATAACTACTTGCAACAAACCCGCAATCAATTTACCGAAATGTCTAAATTGGGGCTGATAAAAAACGCCATCGCGCTAAAAGAGGTAAATATTAAAGCCGTGAGGGAAAGAGACAAATTTACGATGGCAAAAATGATTCCGCACTCCTCAAACCTCGATCCGGGAAATGCGGATTATGTGATCAAACAAGATAAACTGGAGCAAGAAACTTATTTAACAGACGCATTAGCAACCATTCCGGGTCTCGAAGTCAAAAAAAATGGGATATATTCTACGCGTGCATCTTCGTTAGGTGGAGCGAAACCAATGGCGATAATTCTTGACGGAGCTCGAATCCCAGCGGGAGTAATGAGTTCCATCAACCCTTTTGATCTGGCTGGTATAGAAGTGCTCGTCGGGGCATCCAGAGCAATATATGGTTCAGAAGGCAGCAGTGGAGTTATTATCATCACCACCAAACGCGGTGGCGAGAACGACTCTCCACCCAATATTTTCAACATTGCCCACTACACCCCACAGGGCTACGCAGCAGTTAAACAATTCTACTCCCCCGCCTACGATACCCCCAACCAAACCAAAATGGCCGATTTGCGCAGCACCATCTACTGGAACCCCGATGTGGTTACCGGATCCGATGGCAAAGCCAATTTTTCGTTCTACAATGCCGATGGTACAGGTACTTATAAGGTTACCATAGAAGGGATGGATACTAAAGGCGGCTTGTTACGCAAAACATTTACTTATGTGGTGAAGTGA
- a CDS encoding TonB-dependent receptor plug domain-containing protein, with translation MKTFTICVKLLTALSIVILSAFSPADDLLDALLAKIEKRAADYPQEKIHLQLDKPYYSIGEDMWFKAYIVDARQNYLSVQSKILYVDLIDSRDSVRQTLLLPVENGLARGNMYLSDSLLSAGNYRICAYTKWMANFSSEYFFTQHISIVNALKSTGSSSLDNNRKPVSAADIQFFAEGGHLVTGIRTKIGFKALKPDGFGEDVSGYVIADGSSEHVAEFKSGHAGMGIFALAPAVGKNYAAVIKHADGVEKRYPLPTAEASGYVLNVNHTGKDSLSIRVSASPDLLNSREAVVIAQCNGVVQFAAKVKLDKASNTSYVSAKNFRTGIVQFTLFSPDYLPVAERLVFIDHGSTINADIKADKAEYAKRGKVALDIAVKNALDEPVTGSFSVAVTDAGKVITDEDSGNSILTNLLLTSDIKGHIEQPGYYFNPANPDRLKHLDQLLLTQGWRRFSWADLQANKFPTIKYPHEQSLTVSGRILTLGNKPVPNGKVMLFAKSADGPLILDTVADEKGHFVFNNLYLADTAKVVVKATKANNGTQVKTVIDPKPRFARLQANGNMQINNTGLALDNYLKQTRGQFAELNKLGLTKGNTLLKEVAVKGLRDRDKFVKAKMIPNSANLDPGSADYVLKQEQLEKETYFSDAMRRIPGIDIVEGKTGIDIYSVRASGTSFSRTDEKRRSMLIVIDGAQLDALSAPPVLKALNPQDLTGVEVLTGLGKTIYGEAGNKGVIIITTKRGGENDAPNLVFNINHNLSQGYSTVKEFYSPNYDTPNDQTNKADLRSTIYWNPDVVTGADGKANISFYNADGTGSYRVTLEGMDTKGGLVRKTFTYIVK, from the coding sequence ATGAAAACCTTTACCATCTGCGTTAAGTTGCTGACCGCTTTATCGATAGTTATTTTATCGGCATTTAGCCCGGCCGATGATCTGTTAGACGCGTTGCTGGCAAAGATAGAAAAGCGGGCTGCCGATTATCCGCAGGAAAAGATCCACCTGCAACTGGATAAACCATACTACAGCATAGGCGAGGATATGTGGTTTAAAGCTTATATTGTTGACGCACGCCAAAATTACCTGTCCGTCCAAAGCAAAATATTATATGTCGATCTGATCGACAGTCGCGATTCGGTGCGCCAAACATTACTGCTACCGGTAGAGAATGGCCTGGCGCGCGGCAATATGTACCTGAGCGATTCGCTGCTCAGTGCCGGTAATTACCGCATTTGCGCGTACACCAAATGGATGGCCAATTTTAGCAGCGAATATTTTTTCACCCAGCATATCTCTATTGTAAACGCGCTGAAAAGCACGGGGAGCAGCAGTTTAGATAATAACAGAAAGCCGGTATCAGCTGCCGATATACAATTTTTTGCCGAGGGCGGGCATTTGGTTACCGGCATTCGCACCAAAATAGGCTTTAAAGCCCTAAAGCCCGATGGTTTTGGCGAAGATGTTTCGGGCTATGTAATTGCAGACGGGAGCAGCGAGCATGTAGCCGAATTTAAATCGGGACATGCGGGTATGGGTATTTTTGCCCTGGCGCCCGCTGTAGGTAAAAATTATGCGGCTGTAATTAAACATGCCGATGGTGTTGAAAAGCGTTATCCCCTTCCTACGGCCGAAGCAAGCGGATACGTATTAAATGTCAATCATACCGGTAAGGACAGTCTCTCCATAAGGGTATCCGCCAGTCCCGATCTGCTTAACAGCCGGGAAGCGGTGGTGATAGCTCAGTGCAATGGCGTGGTACAGTTTGCAGCTAAGGTAAAACTGGATAAGGCATCTAACACCAGTTATGTCTCCGCTAAAAATTTCCGGACAGGTATCGTGCAGTTTACCCTTTTCTCGCCCGATTATTTACCGGTTGCCGAACGGCTGGTTTTTATAGATCATGGCAGCACCATAAATGCCGATATCAAGGCAGACAAGGCTGAATATGCCAAACGCGGCAAAGTAGCTTTAGACATTGCCGTAAAAAACGCTTTAGACGAACCGGTAACAGGTAGTTTCTCTGTCGCGGTAACCGATGCGGGCAAGGTGATAACCGATGAGGACAGCGGTAACTCTATCCTGACAAACTTGCTGCTAACATCAGACATTAAAGGACATATAGAGCAGCCGGGGTATTACTTTAACCCGGCAAACCCCGACAGGCTGAAGCACCTGGATCAGCTGTTATTAACCCAGGGCTGGCGGCGTTTTAGCTGGGCCGATCTGCAAGCCAATAAATTCCCAACCATTAAATACCCGCACGAGCAAAGCCTTACAGTAAGCGGCAGGATCCTTACGCTGGGAAATAAACCGGTGCCTAACGGCAAGGTGATGCTATTTGCCAAATCGGCCGATGGCCCGCTTATTTTAGATACCGTTGCTGATGAGAAGGGGCATTTTGTTTTTAACAACCTGTACCTGGCCGATACTGCTAAAGTGGTGGTGAAAGCTACAAAAGCCAACAATGGCACACAGGTAAAAACGGTGATAGACCCTAAGCCAAGGTTTGCCAGGCTGCAAGCCAATGGAAATATGCAAATTAACAACACCGGCCTCGCGCTTGATAATTACCTGAAGCAAACCCGCGGGCAATTTGCCGAACTTAATAAATTGGGGCTTACAAAGGGCAACACCCTACTAAAGGAAGTGGCAGTTAAAGGCTTACGCGACCGTGATAAGTTTGTAAAGGCCAAAATGATACCGAATTCCGCCAATCTTGATCCGGGCTCGGCCGATTATGTACTTAAACAAGAGCAACTGGAAAAGGAAACTTATTTTTCGGACGCCATGCGCCGTATACCCGGTATTGATATTGTTGAAGGCAAAACCGGGATCGATATATATTCGGTACGGGCAAGCGGCACATCTTTTTCGCGTACCGACGAAAAAAGACGAAGTATGTTGATTGTGATAGACGGGGCACAATTAGACGCGCTGTCCGCCCCTCCTGTGCTTAAAGCCCTTAATCCGCAAGACCTGACAGGTGTTGAAGTATTAACGGGTTTAGGTAAAACAATTTACGGTGAAGCCGGCAATAAAGGTGTTATTATCATCACCACCAAGCGCGGCGGCGAAAATGACGCGCCTAACCTTGTTTTTAATATCAACCATAATCTTTCGCAGGGGTATTCGACGGTGAAAGAGTTCTACTCGCCCAATTACGATACGCCAAACGATCAAACTAACAAAGCTGATCTCCGCTCCACCATTTACTGGAACCCCGATGTGGTTACCGGGGCCGACGGCAAAGCCAATATATCGTTTTACAATGCTGACGGAACAGGTAGCTATCGGGTTACGTTGGAAGGCATGGATACCAAGGGCGGGCTGGTGAGGAAAACGTTTACTTACATAGTGAAGTAA